TCACTTTGTTTATCTTGCTCTGTAATACGTGGTGTTACCATAAACCGTTCTAACACATCATCTTCATCAAAGATTGGTGGGAGCACTTCGATAAAAGGATTATTGTCATACTCCAATAAAGCCTGCCCCTTGTAATTGGCTTCCTCAAAATCACCTTTAAGGACAAGATTATTCGTCTTTTCCAAACTTCTCATCTCGCTTTTTCTTTAATTTTTCCATTAGGCGAGAGCTAGACTTTTTAGATAGCTCGCTTTGTACCTTTTCTTTTGTAGAAAAATCAATTACTTCTGCTTTTTCACTAACAGCTGCTGGTGACAAATCGAACTTTTCTTGTTGTCTATTTAACTGCTTTTCTATACTTTTATTTTCTCTAATAGATGCAATCTTTTCTCTTTTGCTAGTAGATTTATTTAAAGATTGTTGTTGCTTTTTCTTTGCTTTTTTAATAATTTCATCCATCTTTGCATCTGTATTAATCGTCAGCTGTATTTGATTAGAACGTTCGATTTCTTCCAATTCACTTCGTAATTGTTGTTGGAAAATAATTTCTTCTAAGAAGTCATTGCGATATTGTTGACTTGGCTCAAGTAAAATACAAGACTCGAAGTCCACCCCATTATCATGCGGAATATAAATTTTCTCTATGTTACGTGGATCATAAACTATCTCGATACTTCTATTCTTAAGTTTTAAATACCATTGTTCTTCAATTGCTTGCTTTGAACTATATAATAGGTTCTTAAATTTAATACCAGCTCTAGAAATAGTAGCGTTTCCTCGTGGTAAAACATTTAACCTTAGAATATTTCTATCAACAGTTCTTAATCTGCCCTTACGGCTTTGAATTCCCCAGTTCCATAAATTGATTGGAGTTGGTACTAAGCCATCTGTAATCATTTCTTTTTCCATTGGATATTTATCAACGATTTTATGGTTGTGATGAAGCACCAGCGTAATAATTATTGCTGTAAATTCTTTAAGATTTAAGGTCGCATCCAAACGATAATCTCTGTCTCCACGTTCACGATATTCTTTTTGAATAGCACCTGGTGCCTTTTGTTTTACCTTTCCATTCAATGTACGGAATTTACGTTCTACAATTCCTTTTAAATCCCCTCGATAAGCAGTTGTATTTTCAATTTTGATATTTAAATTATTAATTAGATTTTCAACAGAGTAACCTTCAAACTCACCTCGATCAGCAATAATGATTTCGGGTAAATGATATGTAGGCCATTGCTCCTCAAATATTTCAATCCCATATTGTTTACAAAATTCCACTTTATCAGTGACCATATTATCTAAAGCCATCATCGCTCCGATCCATGATGGACCTTCTAAACCCACATATAATCCTGTAACGATACGAGAATACACATCGATTACGGCGTAAATAACTGGTCTACCAATGGCTTTATTTACATCCAAGGAGCTAGCTAAATAAATATCTGCGATTGTTGCATCAATTTGAAAACGCGTTCCTGGACCGTTTGTTTCAGATTTCGAATCACTTAAAATTGGTCTATGTTTAGACTCAAATTCCTTTGCGCTCTTACGGAATTGAATATCTTTTTTTGGATCCTCTAATTTCTTAAACCAATAGTAAAACTGATTATATGAAGGTATTCGACTACCATTCCAAACTTGGTATTTCACTTCGCCATTCTCTTTATAGCGATCTGAGTAGAAATCACGCAGAATAAAATGGTATACGTCTGTTAATGAATAGTTATTTGTTTTGCGATAATACTTTTTAATAGCATGTTCAAACTGCAACTTCACTTCATCAGTAATATTAATACCCGTTTGATAATCTCCACTAATATTTACTCTTCGAGGGCGTCCTGTTTTAGCATTTGTTAAAGATTTGATTTTCCCCTTACCCCCAGAATTTGCGTAGTCCGGTAACATTGCATTTTTGTTCATACCACGCTGCCAATAACGACTGAGAAGCTTTTTTACCTTCGTTTTCCCAAGTTCACTTTCCTTAACAATCTCCTGAATCTTATTTTCACGACCTTGTTTATTAAGTAATTCGCTCATATTATGAAGAATATATTTTTCAACTGTATACCAATCTTCTTCACGTTTTCGTATTTGCACTTCTGTTAATTCGTTATCTGGAATAGCTTTTGCATAAGGATCACTAATCACTAGAAGTTCACCTTGTTTAATATCTGTCTGTAAGCTACCATATAATTCTTTTTGAGGCATAGCACTTGTCGTATCAACATTAACGGTATACACGTATGATTCTTCAATATCTATTACACGTATTCTCCTAGAATCTTTTACATACTGAAGCACTTGATTAATATAGATCATCCATACTTCACCTTCTTCAACTTACTTTCATCAATTGACTTAATATCAATTGGTTCCTCTAAATTTAGTGGTTTAAGCATATCTATCACAATAATTTTCTGAGCAAGCAAATGATAAAAAAGGGTCACACCACTCCCAAAAGGCAAATGTGTATCTGTATCAAATTCACTTGTAATAATACGAATACTAC
This sequence is a window from Bacillus pseudomycoides DSM 12442. Protein-coding genes within it:
- a CDS encoding Mu transposase C-terminal domain-containing protein — its product is MIYINQVLQYVKDSRRIRVIDIEESYVYTVNVDTTSAMPQKELYGSLQTDIKQGELLVISDPYAKAIPDNELTEVQIRKREEDWYTVEKYILHNMSELLNKQGRENKIQEIVKESELGKTKVKKLLSRYWQRGMNKNAMLPDYANSGGKGKIKSLTNAKTGRPRRVNISGDYQTGINITDEVKLQFEHAIKKYYRKTNNYSLTDVYHFILRDFYSDRYKENGEVKYQVWNGSRIPSYNQFYYWFKKLEDPKKDIQFRKSAKEFESKHRPILSDSKSETNGPGTRFQIDATIADIYLASSLDVNKAIGRPVIYAVIDVYSRIVTGLYVGLEGPSWIGAMMALDNMVTDKVEFCKQYGIEIFEEQWPTYHLPEIIIADRGEFEGYSVENLINNLNIKIENTTAYRGDLKGIVERKFRTLNGKVKQKAPGAIQKEYRERGDRDYRLDATLNLKEFTAIIITLVLHHNHKIVDKYPMEKEMITDGLVPTPINLWNWGIQSRKGRLRTVDRNILRLNVLPRGNATISRAGIKFKNLLYSSKQAIEEQWYLKLKNRSIEIVYDPRNIEKIYIPHDNGVDFESCILLEPSQQYRNDFLEEIIFQQQLRSELEEIERSNQIQLTINTDAKMDEIIKKAKKKQQQSLNKSTSKREKIASIRENKSIEKQLNRQQEKFDLSPAAVSEKAEVIDFSTKEKVQSELSKKSSSRLMEKLKKKRDEKFGKDE